A genomic segment from Dethiosulfovibrio russensis encodes:
- the pduB gene encoding propanediol utilization microcompartment protein PduB, with protein sequence MEQDVMKKVMDEVMKRLGEGAAPAAAPAQESKVVEESCGSFCSPSVGVTEFVGLARGHTIGLVIANVESSLHEKLGIDPKYRSIGIISDRIGAGPQIMAADEAVKATNTEIVALELCRDTEGGAGHGCLILFGAEDVSDARRAVEVALKDLDRTFGDVYGCAAGHLEFQYTARASDALNKAFGAPVGRAFGLIVGAPAGIGFVMSDTALKAAEVELLAYSSPGQGTCWTNECIIAFTGDSGAVRQAIIAAREMGQKLLGAFGEAPATDTTPYI encoded by the coding sequence ATGGAACAGGACGTAATGAAGAAGGTTATGGACGAGGTTATGAAAAGGCTTGGAGAGGGTGCCGCTCCTGCCGCCGCTCCCGCTCAGGAGAGCAAGGTAGTCGAGGAGAGTTGCGGTTCGTTCTGCTCTCCCTCCGTGGGGGTCACCGAGTTCGTCGGTCTTGCCAGAGGACACACCATCGGTCTGGTTATCGCAAATGTCGAGAGCTCCCTTCATGAAAAGCTAGGTATCGATCCCAAGTATAGATCCATCGGAATCATCTCCGATCGCATCGGGGCCGGACCTCAGATAATGGCGGCCGACGAGGCCGTAAAGGCCACCAACACCGAGATCGTCGCTCTCGAACTATGCAGGGACACCGAGGGAGGGGCCGGACACGGATGCCTGATCCTTTTCGGGGCGGAGGACGTATCGGACGCCCGTAGGGCCGTCGAGGTCGCCCTGAAAGACCTGGATCGCACTTTCGGCGACGTCTATGGATGTGCGGCCGGTCACCTCGAGTTTCAGTATACCGCCAGGGCCAGCGACGCTCTCAACAAGGCGTTCGGAGCCCCTGTCGGAAGGGCCTTCGGCCTCATAGTCGGAGCTCCTGCCGGAATCGGCTTCGTGATGAGCGACACCGCTCTCAAGGCTGCCGAGGTAGAGCTTCTGGCCTACAGTTCTCCCGGACAGGGCACCTGCTGGACCAACGAGTGCATCATCGCATTCACCGGGGACTCCGGTGCCGTCCGTCAGGCGATCATAGCTGCCAGAGAGATGGGACAGAAACTTCTCGGGGCTTTCGGAGAGGCACCTGCGACCGACACCACTCCCTACATTTAA
- a CDS encoding EutP/PduV family microcompartment system protein — protein MSRPWRVMVIGSVDSGKSTLLGVLSDRTVRTVKTESIDFCGDFVDTPGEFLDIPLHYNSLISTSSKASVVLLLVDPTRNCPPPPTFSSVICAPVVGVVTKSDLASSEQIERAKKSLRRSGVRESCVISSITGEGLEFLKSTMERYRPTS, from the coding sequence ATGAGTCGACCATGGCGGGTTATGGTCATCGGTTCCGTCGATTCCGGCAAGTCCACCCTTTTGGGAGTCCTTTCCGATAGGACGGTTAGGACGGTAAAGACCGAGTCCATCGATTTTTGCGGCGATTTTGTCGACACGCCCGGGGAGTTTCTGGACATCCCTCTTCATTACAACTCCCTGATATCCACCTCCTCCAAGGCATCGGTCGTGCTGCTTTTGGTGGATCCTACCAGAAATTGCCCGCCTCCTCCGACGTTTTCGAGCGTGATATGCGCCCCGGTCGTGGGAGTCGTCACCAAGTCCGATCTGGCGTCTTCGGAGCAGATCGAGAGGGCGAAGAAATCGCTTCGTCGAAGCGGAGTGAGGGAGAGCTGTGTCATTTCCTCCATCACAGGGGAGGGGTTGGAGTTTTTGAAGTCCACGATGGAAAGGTATCGACCGACCTCTTAA
- a CDS encoding propanediol/glycerol family dehydratase large subunit, with amino-acid sequence MADKRSKRFEILENRPVHQDGFIGEWVDVGLIAMDSPNDPKPSVVVRDGLIVEMDGRPRKEFDMIEQFVADYCIDRSVAQEAMSKSSLELARMLVDISVPAKEVRRLFSGLTPAKMADVIGQMNIVEIMMAMQKMRARQTPGNQAHITSATDNPIMLCADAAEGALRGFMEEETTVAVARYAALNAISLLVGSQTGRPGVLTQDALEEAFELQIGMQGLTSYAETVSVYGTESVFVDGDDTPWSKAFLASAYASRGIKMRFTSGTGSEVQMGAAEGRSMLYLEARCIMVTKGAGVQGLQNGSISCIGVPGAVPSGLRAVAGENLITMIYGLEVASGNDQTFSHSDMRRTARTIPQMFSGADFIFSGYSGVPNKDNMFAGSNWDIEDVDDYLTLQRDFRVDGGLIPVAEDEVVACRNKAARALQAVYDELGFPAISDEEIEAATYGHSSSDMPPRNIPEDLKAAERVMTEMINGIDIIKALSKKGFREEAEALVRMMKQHVSGDYLQTSAWVDKEGGVWSAVNDPNSYQGPGTGYSMSEERWNQLKNVPWAIRAEDV; translated from the coding sequence ATGGCAGATAAAAGAAGCAAAAGATTCGAGATCCTGGAGAACCGCCCGGTTCATCAGGACGGATTCATCGGAGAGTGGGTAGACGTCGGCCTCATAGCCATGGACAGTCCCAACGACCCCAAGCCCTCGGTGGTGGTAAGGGACGGTCTGATAGTCGAAATGGACGGACGTCCCCGTAAGGAATTCGACATGATAGAGCAGTTCGTGGCGGATTATTGTATAGATCGGTCCGTCGCCCAGGAGGCCATGTCCAAGTCCTCTCTGGAACTGGCCAGGATGTTGGTGGATATATCGGTCCCTGCCAAGGAGGTCCGCAGGCTTTTCTCCGGCCTTACCCCTGCTAAGATGGCCGACGTTATCGGTCAGATGAACATCGTCGAGATAATGATGGCAATGCAGAAGATGAGGGCTCGTCAGACTCCGGGCAACCAGGCCCATATCACCAGCGCCACGGACAACCCCATCATGCTCTGTGCCGACGCGGCGGAGGGAGCCCTGAGAGGGTTCATGGAGGAGGAGACCACAGTGGCGGTAGCACGCTATGCGGCTCTCAACGCCATTTCACTTCTGGTCGGATCTCAGACAGGACGTCCCGGCGTTCTAACACAGGACGCTCTGGAAGAGGCCTTCGAGCTCCAGATCGGAATGCAGGGACTGACCAGCTATGCCGAGACCGTCTCGGTCTACGGTACGGAGAGTGTCTTCGTGGACGGAGACGACACCCCCTGGTCCAAGGCCTTCCTGGCCTCCGCCTACGCCAGTCGAGGAATAAAGATGCGATTCACCAGCGGGACCGGTAGCGAGGTTCAGATGGGTGCGGCAGAGGGACGGAGCATGCTTTATCTGGAGGCCCGGTGCATCATGGTCACCAAGGGTGCCGGCGTTCAGGGACTTCAGAACGGATCGATCTCCTGTATCGGAGTTCCCGGAGCCGTCCCCAGCGGTCTTAGGGCCGTAGCGGGAGAGAACCTCATAACCATGATATACGGTCTTGAGGTCGCTTCCGGAAACGACCAGACCTTCTCCCATTCGGACATGCGTCGTACCGCTAGGACAATTCCTCAGATGTTCTCCGGTGCGGATTTCATCTTCTCCGGGTATTCGGGCGTTCCCAACAAGGACAACATGTTCGCCGGCTCCAATTGGGACATAGAGGACGTCGACGACTATCTTACCCTTCAGAGAGACTTCCGTGTCGATGGAGGACTCATCCCCGTCGCGGAGGATGAGGTCGTGGCCTGCCGTAACAAGGCGGCCAGAGCCCTTCAGGCGGTTTACGACGAGCTGGGATTCCCTGCGATCTCGGACGAGGAGATTGAGGCGGCCACCTACGGTCACTCCAGTTCGGACATGCCCCCCAGAAACATCCCCGAAGACCTCAAGGCAGCCGAGAGGGTCATGACCGAGATGATCAACGGTATCGACATCATAAAGGCCCTTTCCAAGAAAGGATTCCGAGAGGAAGCCGAGGCTTTGGTCAGGATGATGAAACAACACGTCTCAGGAGATTATCTCCAGACATCGGCCTGGGTCGATAAGGAAGGCGGCGTCTGGAGTGCCGTAAACGACCCGAACTCCTACCAGGGACCCGGCACGGGATATTCCATGTCGGAGGAGCGTTGGAACCAGCTTAAGAACGTGCCTTGGGCCATAAGGGCCGAGGACGTTTAA
- a CDS encoding propanediol/glycerol family dehydratase medium subunit, with the protein MINEELVRKVIAEVLQEVAASENVGSASVTARPSAPAVKAGISMEMTEKERATRGTDAREVVVAIPPAFGTEFDATIVDVSLADVLRQVFAGIEEQGLSWRLVRVYHTADVAFIAHQAAKLSGSGVGIGIISRGTTVIHQRDLAPLNNLELFPQSPLLDLETFRAIGRNAGMYAKGEQPVPVATKNDPMARPKFQGIAALLHNKEVKALDRSKSPMELQVRFR; encoded by the coding sequence ATGATAAACGAAGAACTGGTCCGTAAAGTCATAGCCGAGGTCCTGCAGGAGGTCGCTGCCTCGGAGAACGTAGGGTCTGCCTCCGTCACGGCAAGACCATCCGCTCCCGCCGTAAAGGCCGGAATCTCCATGGAGATGACCGAAAAAGAGAGGGCTACCCGTGGCACAGATGCCAGAGAGGTTGTAGTGGCCATACCTCCCGCATTCGGAACCGAATTCGACGCCACCATCGTGGATGTCTCCCTGGCAGACGTGCTCCGTCAGGTCTTTGCCGGGATAGAGGAGCAGGGCCTTTCCTGGAGACTCGTCAGGGTCTATCACACGGCGGACGTTGCGTTCATCGCCCATCAGGCGGCGAAACTCTCCGGGTCGGGAGTCGGTATAGGGATCATATCCAGAGGTACGACCGTCATACATCAGAGAGACCTGGCCCCTCTCAACAACCTGGAGCTATTCCCTCAGTCTCCCCTATTGGATCTGGAGACCTTCAGAGCCATAGGCAGAAACGCCGGTATGTATGCCAAGGGAGAGCAGCCGGTGCCGGTGGCCACTAAAAACGATCCTATGGCCAGGCCTAAATTCCAGGGAATAGCCGCGTTGCTGCACAACAAGGAAGTCAAGGCACTGGATCGCTCCAAGTCCCCCATGGAGCTTCAGGTCCGGTTCAGGTAG
- a CDS encoding diol dehydratase small subunit translates to MTVEINEKLIAEMVRQVLQSGGSQEDGASNPPQETSVKDRKALSKDDYPLAVKRPELLVGPRGKGFDELTLSNIESGNVAFEDFKITPDALEYQAQIAEDDGCHQIAVNLRRAAELTKVPDARVLEIYNAMRPHRSTKSDLLGIADELEKNYGAMVCAELLRETADVYERRKLLKGDLPTE, encoded by the coding sequence ATGACAGTGGAGATCAACGAGAAGCTTATAGCCGAGATGGTCCGTCAGGTCCTACAGAGTGGAGGAAGCCAGGAAGACGGGGCGTCTAATCCGCCTCAGGAAACTTCCGTAAAAGACCGGAAGGCACTGTCCAAGGACGATTACCCTCTGGCGGTTAAAAGGCCGGAGCTCTTGGTCGGGCCCAGAGGCAAGGGGTTCGACGAGCTTACCCTGTCCAATATAGAGAGTGGAAATGTGGCCTTCGAGGACTTCAAAATAACCCCCGATGCCTTGGAATATCAGGCTCAGATAGCCGAGGACGATGGATGCCATCAGATAGCCGTCAATCTTCGCAGGGCCGCGGAGCTAACCAAGGTTCCAGATGCCAGGGTGTTGGAAATATACAACGCTATGAGACCCCATAGATCCACGAAGTCCGATCTTTTGGGAATAGCCGACGAGCTGGAGAAGAACTACGGTGCCATGGTCTGTGCCGAGCTTCTTCGGGAGACCGCCGACGTATACGAACGCAGAAAGCTTCTCAAAGGCGATCTGCCTACCGAATAG
- a CDS encoding helix-turn-helix domain-containing protein, producing MTGDIFKVLVVEDEPLERKALSILLERMKEPLEIKSIGTAPEFEELCGTWDPDVVLLDIHIPGGDGLSSLKRLREDGFLGDVVLITAYDVFQYAQNAMGLGVKSFLVKPVTGERLQEELDRVLRDIRERRLRTLEIDQLKTFIKNNRGSLALRMIQDLLRSGQVSEGMMDVMASLGLPPSRPCHLFGVISVASERGLGTDSLFLWDDFDKALGDEVVTVPWDGSLSFFLVTFEEALSDVDRWLSRFLEVILRNDAMANVAYGGLIDRLESIPSAVTRLEEALEESLLEGMGRAVMVENSVDDPPAPDYDFDLETVQQQSVEAFLNNRPDLLSSVKESLDVLISNSSPSDLNMVKFMVTGLLGQVCHVLLRLKCDAGAVAGWSRRQMLNLISIQTPMALTKVLPEAFDQAWTVRESASDPTVIMVQQALHYIEANYDDVTLERVADAVHVSPSYLSRTFRRVLGDRFVDKVKSVRMDRAKVLLSDGVSVRDVAISVGYGNIAYFSTIFKQSTGCSPSDYRKKN from the coding sequence ATGACGGGAGATATCTTCAAGGTCCTGGTGGTGGAGGACGAGCCTCTTGAACGGAAGGCTCTGTCGATTCTTCTGGAGAGGATGAAGGAACCCCTCGAGATAAAATCGATCGGAACCGCCCCCGAGTTCGAGGAACTCTGCGGGACCTGGGATCCCGACGTCGTCCTTCTCGATATACACATACCGGGAGGAGACGGTTTAAGCTCCCTCAAAAGGCTCAGGGAAGACGGTTTTCTAGGGGACGTCGTGTTGATAACGGCTTACGACGTGTTTCAATACGCCCAGAACGCCATGGGGCTGGGGGTCAAGTCCTTTTTGGTAAAACCCGTCACGGGGGAGCGTCTCCAGGAAGAGCTCGACAGGGTCTTGCGGGACATCAGGGAAAGACGGCTCAGAACTCTGGAGATAGATCAGCTTAAGACCTTCATAAAGAACAACAGAGGCTCGTTGGCCCTTAGAATGATACAGGATCTGCTTCGTTCCGGTCAGGTAAGCGAGGGAATGATGGACGTCATGGCCAGCCTTGGATTGCCCCCTTCCAGACCATGTCACCTTTTCGGGGTGATCTCCGTGGCGAGCGAGAGAGGGCTTGGAACCGACTCGCTCTTCCTGTGGGACGATTTCGACAAGGCTCTGGGAGACGAGGTGGTGACGGTCCCGTGGGACGGGTCTCTGTCCTTTTTTCTGGTGACTTTCGAGGAGGCGTTGTCGGACGTCGACCGTTGGCTTTCCCGTTTCCTCGAGGTCATACTTCGAAACGACGCAATGGCGAACGTGGCTTACGGAGGACTTATAGACCGACTGGAATCGATCCCCTCCGCCGTTACCAGGCTGGAGGAGGCCCTCGAAGAGAGTTTGCTGGAAGGGATGGGGAGGGCCGTCATGGTGGAGAACAGCGTGGACGACCCTCCTGCGCCGGATTACGATTTCGATCTGGAGACTGTGCAGCAGCAGTCTGTGGAGGCTTTTCTGAACAATAGACCGGATCTTCTCTCTTCCGTCAAGGAGAGCTTGGATGTGTTGATAAGCAACTCGTCCCCTTCGGATCTAAACATGGTCAAGTTCATGGTGACAGGTCTTTTAGGACAGGTATGTCATGTCTTGCTTCGGCTGAAATGTGATGCCGGAGCGGTGGCTGGATGGAGCAGGCGGCAGATGCTTAATCTCATATCGATACAGACTCCCATGGCTCTTACCAAAGTTCTTCCAGAGGCCTTCGATCAGGCCTGGACAGTGAGGGAATCCGCCAGCGATCCTACGGTCATAATGGTTCAGCAGGCGTTACACTACATAGAGGCCAACTACGACGACGTGACCCTTGAGAGGGTGGCCGACGCAGTACACGTCAGTCCCAGTTATCTGAGCAGGACCTTCAGACGAGTTCTTGGGGATCGTTTCGTCGACAAGGTGAAATCGGTGAGGATGGATCGAGCCAAGGTCCTCTTGTCCGACGGAGTCTCCGTCAGAGACGTGGCCATCTCGGTGGGGTACGGCAACATCGCCTATTTCAGCACCATCTTTAAGCAGTCGACCGGGTGTAGCCCCAGCGATTACAGGAAAAAAAACTGA
- a CDS encoding BMC domain-containing protein yields MSESGKLPRSIQEFVPGKQITLAHVVRNPRSNLCERIGVDRGGALGLMTITPGEGSIIAADVASKAAVVEVEFVDRFTGCVMISGEISAVESALSSAVSVLRDALGFTPAEVTRT; encoded by the coding sequence GTGTCCGAATCGGGCAAGTTGCCCCGTTCCATTCAGGAGTTCGTGCCGGGAAAACAGATCACTTTGGCTCACGTGGTCAGGAATCCCAGATCCAATCTCTGCGAACGCATAGGAGTCGACAGAGGAGGGGCCCTGGGATTGATGACCATAACTCCAGGGGAGGGATCCATCATAGCGGCAGATGTCGCGTCGAAAGCGGCGGTCGTCGAGGTCGAGTTCGTGGACAGGTTCACCGGTTGCGTGATGATATCCGGTGAGATATCGGCGGTCGAGAGCGCCCTATCCAGCGCCGTGTCGGTCCTCAGGGACGCCTTAGGATTTACTCCCGCCGAGGTCACGAGGACATGA
- a CDS encoding BMC domain-containing protein translates to MNAEALGMVETRGLVGVIEAADAMVKAANVRLAGYEKIGSGYVTVMVRGDVGAVKAAVDAGAAAAKRVGEVVSIHVIPRPHSDTERILPKIEG, encoded by the coding sequence ATGAATGCAGAAGCGTTGGGCATGGTCGAGACCAGAGGATTGGTAGGCGTTATAGAAGCTGCCGATGCCATGGTCAAGGCGGCTAACGTCCGTCTCGCCGGATATGAAAAGATAGGGTCGGGCTACGTGACCGTTATGGTGAGAGGCGACGTCGGGGCCGTCAAGGCTGCCGTCGACGCCGGAGCCGCGGCGGCCAAGCGGGTCGGAGAGGTCGTCTCCATTCACGTGATTCCCAGGCCTCATTCGGATACCGAGAGGATCCTGCCCAAGATAGAGGGCTAG